The Pseudarthrobacter sulfonivorans genome includes a window with the following:
- the mraY gene encoding phospho-N-acetylmuramoyl-pentapeptide-transferase: MIALLIGAGLALLFALVGTPLFIRLLVRKSYGQFIRDDGPTSHHTKRGTPTMGGTVVVGAVLLSYGLTHLIMWMMNPDSAGPSASALILLFLMVGMGLVGFLDDFIKISRQRSLGLDAKAKLILQAAVGIAFAVLALNFPDPDGLTPASTKISLVRDIPWLDLAFAGTVVGAILFVLWSNLIVTAATNGVNLTDGLDGLAAGASIMVFGAYTLMGIWQNNQACGSPREAGSGCYSVRDPLDLALLAAILSAALVGFLWWNTSPAKIFMGDTGSLAIGGAIAGFAILSRTELLLGLIGGLFVLITLSVIIQVGYFKATGGKRVFKMAPLQHHFELQGWAEVTVVVRFWILGGLFVAVGLGVFYAEWVVLL; this comes from the coding sequence GTGATTGCACTACTTATCGGCGCAGGACTTGCCCTGCTGTTTGCCTTGGTGGGAACGCCGCTGTTTATCCGCTTGCTTGTCCGCAAGAGCTACGGCCAATTCATCCGTGATGACGGACCCACGTCCCACCACACCAAACGCGGCACTCCCACCATGGGCGGCACCGTGGTGGTGGGCGCGGTCCTGCTCAGCTACGGGCTGACCCACCTGATTATGTGGATGATGAACCCGGACTCGGCAGGCCCCTCCGCCTCGGCCCTGATCCTGCTCTTCCTGATGGTCGGCATGGGGCTGGTGGGCTTCCTGGACGATTTCATCAAGATCTCCCGCCAGCGGAGCCTTGGCCTGGACGCGAAGGCCAAGCTCATCCTCCAGGCCGCGGTAGGCATAGCCTTCGCCGTCCTGGCACTGAACTTTCCCGACCCGGACGGCCTGACGCCGGCCTCGACTAAAATCTCCCTGGTCCGCGACATTCCCTGGCTGGACCTGGCCTTCGCCGGCACGGTGGTCGGCGCAATCCTCTTTGTGCTCTGGTCCAACCTGATCGTCACCGCCGCGACCAATGGCGTGAACCTCACTGACGGACTGGACGGGCTGGCTGCCGGTGCATCGATCATGGTGTTCGGTGCCTACACGCTGATGGGCATCTGGCAGAACAATCAGGCCTGCGGGTCACCGCGCGAGGCCGGCAGCGGCTGCTACTCCGTCCGGGACCCCCTGGACCTGGCGCTCCTGGCCGCCATCCTGAGCGCCGCCCTCGTGGGGTTCCTCTGGTGGAACACCTCCCCGGCGAAGATCTTTATGGGCGACACCGGGTCGTTGGCCATCGGTGGTGCGATCGCCGGTTTCGCCATCCTCTCGCGCACGGAACTCCTGTTGGGACTCATCGGTGGCCTGTTCGTTCTGATTACCCTCTCCGTGATCATCCAGGTGGGCTACTTCAAGGCCACCGGCGGTAAGCGCGTCTTCAAGATGGCACCGCTGCAGCACCATTTTGAACTCCAGGGCTGGGCAGAAGTCACGGTAGTGGTCCGGTTCTGGATCCTGGGCGGCCTCTTCGTGGCCGTGGGCCTGGGTGTCTTCTACGCTGAATGGGTTGTGCTCCTGTGA
- the murD gene encoding UDP-N-acetylmuramoyl-L-alanine--D-glutamate ligase produces MGCAPVTVSTRLQNLVSWDSDWAGLRVAVTGIGVSGFAAADTLIELGARVVVVDAATSDTAKAQADTLKIVGAVDVLLGEDAVNRIPKIDGSFPELIVTSPGWRPDQALLAAAARAHIPVWGDVELAWRLRVRAGHKTTDWLTITGTNGKTTTVGLTASMLQAAGLKAIAVGNVGTPILDALRDPVEYDAFAVELSSFQLHWAETLSPVASVCLNVAEDHVDWHGSYNSYLADKAKVYARTQKACIFNAEQIETERMVEDADVVEGCRAVGFTTLTPAISMLGVVEGLLVDRAFIEERRDSAAELASMTDLGQFAPRHMVANALAAAALVRAYGVDAKAVRQGIQDYVPGNHRIQPVAKQNGVLWVNDSKATNPHAAAASLATFENVIWIAGGLSKGVSYDHLVRDHAARLKAVVLIGTDTAALAEALQRHAPDVPVITTPPGDTENMQTAATGGATTDSSPDSGAAVMSRAVASAAQLAASGDTVLMAPAAASMDQFSSYAHRGDAFIEAVRELVEGQAQTGEE; encoded by the coding sequence ATGGGTTGTGCTCCTGTGACTGTCTCCACCCGCCTGCAAAACCTGGTCAGCTGGGACTCTGATTGGGCGGGGCTGCGCGTTGCAGTCACCGGCATCGGAGTGTCCGGATTCGCCGCGGCAGATACCCTCATCGAACTCGGGGCCCGGGTGGTGGTGGTTGACGCCGCCACCAGCGATACAGCCAAGGCACAGGCGGACACCCTGAAGATCGTCGGCGCCGTGGACGTGCTCCTGGGCGAGGACGCCGTCAACCGGATCCCCAAAATCGATGGCAGCTTCCCCGAACTCATCGTGACCTCCCCGGGCTGGCGGCCAGACCAGGCACTCCTGGCGGCCGCTGCACGCGCGCACATTCCGGTCTGGGGCGACGTCGAGCTTGCCTGGCGCCTGCGTGTCCGGGCCGGGCACAAGACCACTGACTGGCTGACCATCACCGGCACCAACGGCAAAACCACCACGGTGGGGCTGACCGCGTCGATGCTGCAGGCCGCGGGACTTAAGGCCATCGCGGTCGGCAATGTGGGCACCCCCATCCTGGACGCCCTCCGCGACCCCGTGGAGTACGACGCCTTCGCGGTTGAACTATCCAGCTTCCAGCTGCATTGGGCTGAAACGCTTTCGCCGGTGGCCAGCGTCTGCCTGAACGTGGCTGAGGACCACGTTGACTGGCACGGTTCCTACAATTCCTACCTCGCGGACAAGGCCAAGGTCTATGCCCGGACCCAGAAGGCCTGCATCTTCAACGCGGAACAGATCGAGACCGAACGGATGGTTGAGGACGCGGACGTTGTGGAGGGCTGCCGGGCCGTCGGCTTCACCACACTCACGCCGGCCATCAGCATGCTCGGCGTGGTGGAGGGCCTGCTCGTGGACCGCGCGTTTATCGAGGAACGCAGGGACAGCGCCGCCGAGCTGGCATCGATGACCGACCTGGGGCAGTTTGCACCCAGGCATATGGTGGCGAACGCCCTGGCGGCTGCAGCCCTGGTCCGGGCCTACGGTGTGGATGCGAAGGCCGTGCGCCAGGGCATCCAGGACTACGTGCCGGGGAACCACCGCATCCAGCCGGTCGCCAAGCAGAACGGCGTACTCTGGGTCAACGATTCCAAGGCCACCAACCCGCACGCAGCAGCCGCGTCACTGGCCACCTTTGAAAACGTCATCTGGATCGCCGGCGGCCTGTCCAAGGGCGTCAGCTACGACCACCTGGTCCGGGACCACGCCGCCCGGCTCAAGGCTGTGGTACTCATCGGTACGGACACCGCCGCGCTTGCGGAGGCCTTGCAGCGACACGCGCCGGATGTCCCCGTGATCACGACGCCGCCGGGCGACACTGAAAATATGCAGACTGCCGCAACGGGCGGAGCCACCACGGACAGCTCGCCGGATTCCGGTGCGGCCGTGATGTCCCGGGCCGTTGCGTCAGCGGCGCAGCTGGCGGCATCAGGCGACACCGTGCTGATGGCCCCGGCAGCTGCTTCCATGGATCAGTTCTCTTCCTATGCTCACCGCGGCGACGCCTTTATTGAAGCTGTCCGCGAGCTGGTGGAAGGGCAGGCCCAGACCGGCGAGGAGTAA
- a CDS encoding UDP-N-acetylmuramoyl-tripeptide--D-alanyl-D-alanine ligase, with product MIALTAAEIADITHGRLDADPGITPLSVVTDSREAAAGSLYVAKPGEHADGHDFVAAAFSRGAVLVLAERPVTGPDGVNYPAVLVEDAVLAMGALAAEAVRRIRLARSAAGDPLTVIGITGSAGKTTTKDLLAGILTQQGVTVAPQGSYNGEVGVPLTVFLADTQTRYLVIEMGATGIGHIRYLADMVRPDIGVVLGIGTAHAGEFGGVDNIAQAKGELVEALAAGGTAVINLDDDRVAAMRSRTGATVLGFSAEGRPDATVRAENPDTNAEGNPEFELVLPGAETGLHVSSRLIGAHHTGNLLAAAAAAHAAGVSGKDIAASLSTQSAASRWRMERTERADGVTIINDAYNANPESMRAALRTLADLGRGRRTWAVLGAMLELGPDSIREHTVVGTQVVRLNISRLVVVGREARALYVSAVQEGSWGDECVFAETAEDAYALLNAELEPGDLVLFKSSNSVGLRHLGDRIALPPQSTEPTDEGSELL from the coding sequence ATGATTGCACTTACTGCGGCGGAAATCGCCGATATCACACACGGACGCCTGGACGCCGATCCGGGGATCACGCCCCTTTCGGTGGTCACCGATTCGCGCGAGGCTGCCGCCGGGTCGCTATACGTGGCGAAACCTGGCGAGCACGCTGATGGCCACGACTTCGTTGCCGCCGCCTTCAGCCGCGGTGCGGTGCTGGTCCTCGCCGAGCGCCCCGTAACGGGCCCGGACGGCGTCAACTATCCGGCCGTCCTAGTAGAGGATGCCGTGCTGGCCATGGGTGCGCTGGCCGCCGAAGCGGTTCGTCGGATCCGCCTGGCCCGTTCTGCCGCAGGCGACCCCCTGACCGTCATCGGGATCACCGGTTCCGCCGGGAAGACCACCACGAAGGACCTCCTCGCCGGCATCCTCACGCAGCAGGGCGTCACTGTTGCCCCGCAGGGGTCCTACAACGGCGAGGTGGGCGTACCGCTCACCGTCTTCCTCGCCGACACCCAAACGCGGTACCTGGTGATCGAGATGGGCGCCACAGGGATCGGGCACATCCGCTACCTGGCCGACATGGTGAGGCCTGACATCGGCGTCGTCCTCGGCATCGGCACTGCCCACGCCGGGGAGTTCGGCGGCGTGGACAACATTGCCCAGGCCAAGGGCGAACTGGTGGAGGCCCTCGCCGCCGGCGGCACCGCCGTCATCAACCTCGACGACGACCGTGTCGCTGCCATGCGCAGCCGCACCGGCGCCACCGTGCTGGGCTTCTCGGCCGAAGGACGCCCTGACGCGACCGTTCGGGCCGAGAATCCGGACACAAACGCTGAGGGCAACCCGGAATTCGAGCTCGTCCTGCCCGGCGCCGAAACAGGCCTGCACGTCAGCAGCCGCCTCATCGGCGCCCACCACACCGGCAACCTCCTCGCCGCAGCAGCGGCCGCGCACGCGGCCGGAGTGTCCGGCAAGGACATCGCCGCATCGCTGAGCACACAGTCAGCAGCCAGCCGTTGGCGGATGGAACGCACTGAACGTGCTGACGGCGTGACCATCATCAACGACGCCTACAACGCCAACCCGGAGTCCATGCGGGCGGCCCTGCGCACGCTGGCCGACCTTGGCCGCGGACGGCGCACCTGGGCCGTCCTGGGCGCCATGCTGGAACTGGGACCAGATTCGATCCGTGAACACACCGTTGTGGGCACCCAAGTGGTCCGCCTGAACATTTCCCGGCTGGTCGTCGTCGGCCGCGAAGCCCGTGCACTTTACGTTTCCGCCGTCCAGGAGGGTTCCTGGGGCGACGAATGCGTCTTTGCCGAAACCGCCGAGGACGCCTATGCGCTCCTGAACGCCGAGCTTGAGCCCGGCGACCTGGTGCTTTTCAAGTCGTCCAACAGCGTTGGACTGCGGCACCTGGGCGATCGGATAGCATTACCCCCACAATCCACGGAACCCACCGATGAAGGGAGCGAGCTGCTGTGA
- the murG gene encoding undecaprenyldiphospho-muramoylpentapeptide beta-N-acetylglucosaminyltransferase: protein MTSQNLSIVLAGGGTAGHISPLLAIAAALRAAAPGARLLAVGTPAGMETRLVPAAGLDLATIDRVPFPRKPSVDLLRLPARLAGAVRQSGRILDDASADVLVGVGGYVCTPLYLAARRRGIPIVIHEANTRPGLANRVGSFLTRHVATAFDTTRLRHARHVGMPMRTEISSLDRDAARAAAREELGLDPTLPTLIVTGGSSGAQSINRAVAASVQDLGAAGIQTLHITGRGKTVLGPDGGPLAAPGYRQLEYVDGMERVYAAADVLLARSGAATVCEVAAVGVPAVFVPLPIGNGEQALNAAGLVNAGGALLVQDKDFTAQWVASKLIPLVTDPGRLATMAASSRRLGIRNADQRMADLVLEAVSA, encoded by the coding sequence ATGACTTCCCAGAACCTGTCCATTGTCCTGGCGGGCGGCGGAACCGCCGGCCACATCAGCCCCCTTCTGGCCATCGCGGCCGCCCTGCGTGCCGCCGCGCCCGGAGCGAGGCTGCTCGCTGTGGGCACGCCCGCCGGCATGGAAACCCGGCTGGTGCCCGCCGCCGGCCTGGATCTGGCCACCATCGACCGGGTGCCGTTTCCGCGGAAACCTTCCGTTGACCTCCTCAGGCTGCCCGCACGGCTGGCCGGGGCGGTCAGGCAGTCCGGACGCATCCTCGACGACGCCTCGGCTGACGTCCTGGTGGGCGTCGGCGGCTACGTCTGCACACCGCTGTACCTCGCCGCCCGGCGCCGGGGAATCCCCATCGTGATCCATGAGGCCAATACCAGGCCCGGCCTGGCCAACCGGGTGGGATCGTTCCTGACCCGTCACGTCGCCACCGCCTTCGACACCACGCGCCTGCGTCACGCCCGCCATGTGGGCATGCCCATGCGGACCGAAATCTCCAGCCTGGACCGTGACGCTGCCCGCGCCGCCGCGCGCGAAGAACTGGGCCTGGATCCCACTTTGCCCACGCTGATTGTGACCGGCGGTTCCTCCGGCGCCCAGAGCATCAACCGCGCAGTCGCAGCCTCCGTCCAGGACCTTGGCGCGGCGGGGATCCAGACACTCCACATCACCGGCCGCGGCAAGACGGTTTTGGGGCCCGACGGCGGCCCGCTCGCCGCGCCGGGCTACCGGCAGCTGGAGTACGTGGACGGCATGGAACGGGTGTACGCCGCCGCGGACGTGCTGCTGGCGCGGTCCGGCGCAGCCACCGTCTGCGAAGTGGCCGCCGTGGGTGTACCGGCAGTGTTTGTCCCGCTGCCCATCGGCAACGGCGAGCAGGCGCTCAACGCGGCGGGGCTAGTGAACGCCGGTGGCGCACTCCTGGTCCAGGATAAGGACTTCACCGCGCAGTGGGTGGCCAGCAAGCTCATCCCCCTGGTCACCGACCCCGGCCGCCTGGCCACCATGGCCGCCAGCTCGCGCCGCCTCGGCATCAGAAACGCCGATCAGCGCATGGCTGATCTTGTCCTGGAAGCGGTATCCGCATGA
- the ftsW gene encoding putative lipid II flippase FtsW, protein MVSTPTRSPAPRPRAGKPASPVKSTITLPDRIRDSYQAFWSTLEGTGTSKNGSTYYLILGSTLALTAIGIMMVLSASSVESIAAGKSPYGDALKQGMFAAIGIFTMFVLSRINVVWLKRLAWPGLGGALVLLVLVQLIGDEVNGNKNWIDLGGITFQPSEASKLTLALWMATVLARKGKLLRRWPHVLIPAVPLAGGVIGLVLLGNDLGTAMIIMMITAAALFFAGVPLYLFGFAALAAAAGTAVMAITSSNRMCRITSWWTGQSCADGIDANYQATNGLYGLASGGWFGVGLGQSRQKYSWIPEAHNDFIFAIIGEELGLVGTVVVLVLFAILGAAIYRVVVAQEDMFHRVLAGTIMVWLLGQATVNMAVVTGLMPVIGVPLPFISYGGSALLMSLCAVGVVLSLAREQMAPALRPKKLLKFGAKKAGGAAGRKPAGRKPPARQPLPARPPAPQQPQESVRSTR, encoded by the coding sequence ATGGTCAGCACGCCCACCCGGTCGCCGGCCCCCCGGCCGCGCGCCGGGAAACCCGCTTCTCCCGTAAAGTCCACCATCACCCTGCCGGACCGGATCCGGGACTCGTACCAAGCCTTCTGGTCCACGCTGGAAGGAACCGGCACCTCCAAGAACGGCTCAACGTATTACCTGATCCTTGGTTCCACGCTGGCCCTGACCGCCATCGGCATCATGATGGTGCTGTCGGCCTCCAGCGTCGAATCCATCGCTGCCGGAAAATCGCCCTACGGCGACGCCCTCAAGCAGGGAATGTTCGCCGCCATCGGCATCTTCACCATGTTTGTCCTCTCCCGCATCAACGTGGTCTGGCTGAAGCGCCTGGCCTGGCCGGGACTGGGCGGGGCCCTTGTCCTCCTGGTCCTGGTGCAGCTGATCGGAGACGAAGTCAACGGCAACAAGAACTGGATCGACCTGGGCGGCATCACCTTCCAGCCGTCCGAGGCATCCAAGCTGACTCTGGCGCTGTGGATGGCCACCGTCCTGGCCAGGAAAGGGAAGCTGCTGCGGCGCTGGCCCCACGTGCTGATCCCGGCCGTGCCGCTGGCGGGCGGGGTCATCGGCCTGGTCCTGCTGGGCAATGACCTGGGCACGGCCATGATCATCATGATGATCACTGCTGCCGCCCTCTTTTTCGCCGGAGTACCGCTGTACCTGTTCGGGTTCGCCGCTCTGGCCGCGGCCGCCGGCACGGCCGTCATGGCCATCACCAGCTCAAACCGCATGTGCCGCATCACCTCGTGGTGGACAGGCCAGTCCTGTGCCGACGGCATTGACGCCAACTACCAGGCCACCAACGGGCTCTACGGGCTCGCGTCCGGGGGCTGGTTCGGGGTCGGCCTGGGCCAAAGCCGGCAGAAGTACAGCTGGATCCCGGAAGCCCACAACGACTTCATCTTCGCCATCATCGGCGAGGAACTCGGCCTGGTGGGCACCGTCGTCGTGCTTGTCCTTTTCGCCATCCTCGGCGCCGCCATCTACCGCGTAGTGGTGGCGCAGGAGGATATGTTCCACCGGGTGCTGGCCGGCACCATCATGGTGTGGCTGCTGGGGCAGGCCACGGTCAACATGGCCGTGGTGACAGGGCTGATGCCTGTGATCGGCGTGCCGCTACCGTTCATTTCCTACGGCGGTTCGGCACTGCTGATGTCGCTCTGCGCCGTGGGGGTGGTGCTGTCGCTCGCCCGCGAACAGATGGCGCCTGCCCTCAGGCCGAAGAAACTGCTCAAATTCGGCGCCAAGAAGGCCGGGGGAGCCGCTGGCCGCAAACCTGCTGGCCGGAAACCGCCGGCACGACAACCGTTGCCCGCAAGACCGCCAGCCCCACAACAACCGCAAGAAAGCGTACGTAGCACCAGATGA
- a CDS encoding UDP-N-acetylmuramoyl-L-alanyl-D-glutamate--2,6-diaminopimelate ligase, which translates to MSEQNASASNAGPAGEPAPARFRPTAVAAVSLDTIGDAIGVQVPGASAAVSVTGISLNSRTVEQGDLYVALPGASRHGAEFVSQAVGRGAVAVLTDHAGARLLALSADTAVPVLVVDGPRNVVGPLSAMIYQSQPAAGRTPRLYGVTGTNGKTTTTYFINALLSALGQQTGLIGTIEILAGGEPVPSLLTTPESPDLHGLLALMRERGLDAASMEVSSHAVSFQRVDGVLFDVAGFTNLTQDHLDLHGTMEDYFATKAELFTPGRALRAVVTVDDEWGRRLAATAGIPVTTLSMTPGGAPTDWTVTSTSARGLGTGFSLQGPDGVTLNVHTGLPGTFNVANAALATVMVMASGMDAATVQAALDHHDPFTVAVPGRMQLVSDEPAAVVDFAHNTDALARALEAVRSPLPGSRVIVVFGATGQRDQGKRPAMGAVAAKMADIVIVTDDDPHDEDPAAIRADVLAGARSASEQESPECVIEEVYPRDAAIRRAVELAGPADTILVAGRGHEVWQEVKGVNLALDDRVELRNALTARGFTVLRDDRIES; encoded by the coding sequence TTGTCAGAGCAGAACGCATCAGCCAGCAACGCGGGGCCGGCAGGGGAACCGGCCCCCGCGCGGTTCAGGCCTACGGCAGTTGCTGCCGTCAGCCTGGACACGATCGGCGACGCGATCGGTGTGCAGGTCCCGGGCGCCTCCGCTGCCGTCAGCGTCACGGGAATTTCACTGAACTCGCGAACCGTGGAGCAGGGCGACCTCTATGTGGCGCTGCCTGGTGCTTCCCGCCATGGCGCAGAGTTCGTGTCGCAGGCGGTCGGCAGGGGAGCGGTGGCAGTCCTGACCGACCACGCCGGCGCACGCCTTCTCGCGCTGTCTGCGGATACCGCCGTCCCCGTCCTGGTGGTGGACGGACCGCGCAACGTGGTGGGGCCGCTGTCCGCCATGATCTACCAGAGCCAGCCAGCAGCTGGGCGGACGCCGCGCTTGTATGGTGTGACGGGAACCAACGGCAAGACCACCACCACGTACTTCATCAACGCCTTGCTTAGTGCGCTCGGGCAGCAGACCGGCCTGATCGGAACCATCGAAATCCTGGCCGGCGGAGAACCGGTTCCCAGCCTCCTGACCACGCCTGAGTCACCGGATCTCCACGGCTTGCTCGCCCTCATGCGGGAACGGGGACTGGACGCCGCGTCCATGGAAGTCTCCTCCCACGCCGTATCCTTCCAGCGGGTGGACGGTGTGCTCTTCGACGTTGCCGGTTTCACGAACCTGACGCAGGACCATCTGGATCTGCACGGCACCATGGAGGACTACTTCGCCACAAAGGCGGAGCTGTTCACGCCCGGCCGTGCCCTTAGGGCTGTGGTGACGGTCGACGACGAATGGGGCCGCAGGCTTGCGGCCACCGCAGGGATCCCGGTCACCACCCTCTCGATGACACCCGGCGGAGCTCCCACCGACTGGACCGTAACGTCCACCTCCGCGCGTGGGCTGGGTACCGGCTTCAGCCTGCAGGGACCCGACGGCGTTACCCTGAATGTCCACACCGGCCTGCCGGGCACTTTCAACGTGGCCAACGCCGCGCTGGCCACGGTAATGGTCATGGCCAGCGGGATGGACGCCGCCACCGTGCAGGCCGCCCTGGACCACCACGACCCCTTCACCGTCGCGGTACCGGGACGGATGCAGCTCGTCTCCGACGAACCGGCGGCCGTCGTGGACTTCGCCCACAACACTGATGCCCTGGCACGGGCACTGGAAGCGGTTAGGTCGCCGCTGCCCGGCTCCCGGGTGATCGTCGTTTTCGGAGCCACCGGACAGCGCGACCAGGGCAAGCGTCCCGCCATGGGCGCCGTCGCCGCAAAGATGGCCGACATCGTCATCGTCACAGATGACGACCCCCACGACGAGGACCCTGCGGCCATCAGGGCAGATGTGCTGGCGGGCGCACGGTCAGCGAGCGAACAGGAATCTCCGGAGTGTGTCATCGAAGAGGTTTATCCCCGCGACGCCGCCATCCGGCGCGCCGTGGAACTGGCCGGTCCGGCCGACACCATTCTTGTGGCCGGCCGCGGCCATGAGGTCTGGCAGGAAGTCAAGGGCGTCAATCTTGCACTGGACGACCGTGTGGAACTGCGGAACGCCTTGACAGCCAGGGGATTCACCGTTCTCCGAGACGACCGGATAGAGTCCTAG